In the Serinus canaria isolate serCan28SL12 chromosome 22, serCan2020, whole genome shotgun sequence genome, one interval contains:
- the ATP6V1B2 gene encoding V-type proton ATPase subunit B, brain isoform: MAAVRALRGAVNGAGPGGPREQAAALTRDFLSQPRLTYKTVSGVNGPLVILDQVKFPRYAEIVHLTLPDGTRRSGQVLEVSGSKAVVQVFEGTSGIDAKKTSCEFTGDILRTPVSEDMLGRVFNGSGKPIDRGPIVLAEDFLDIMGQPINPQCRIYPEEMIQTGISAIDGMNSIARGQKIPIFSAAGLPHNEIAAQICRQAGLVKKSKDVMDYSEENFAIVFAAMGVNMETARFFKSDFEENGSMDNVCLFLNLANDPTIERIITPRLALTTAEFLAYQCEKHVLVILTDMSSYAEALREVSAAREEVPGRRGFPGYMYTDLATIYERAGRVEGRNGSITQIPILTMPNDDITHPIPDLTGYITEGQIYVDRQLHNRQIYPPINVLPSLSRLMKSAIGEGMTRKDHADVSNQLYACYAIGKDVQAMKAVVGEEALTSDDLLYLEFLQKFEKNFIAQGPYENRTVFETLDIGWQLLRIFPKEMLKRIPQSTLAEFYPRDAKH; the protein is encoded by the exons CTTACAAAACCGTGTCAGGTGTGAATGGGCCCCTGGTTATCCTGGACCAGGTTAAG TTCCCCAGGTACGCCGAGATCGTGCACCTGACCCTGCCCGACGGCACCAGGAGGAGCGGGCAGGTGCTGGAAGTCAGTGGCTCCAAAGCTGTGGTTCAG GTGTTTGAAGGCACTTCAGGGATTGATGCCAAGAAAACCTCGTGTGAGTTCACCGGGGACATCCTGCGAACCCCGGTCTCGGAGGACATGCTTG GCAGAGTGTTCAATGGGTCAGGAAAACCCATAGACAGAGGTCCCATTGTCTTGGCTGAGGATTTCCTGGACATTATGG GCCAGCCAATCAACCCCCAGTGTCGGATCTATCCCGAGGAAATGATCCAGACTGGGATTTCTGCCATAGATGGCATGAACAGTATTGCCAGGGGCCAGAAAATCCCCATTttctcagctgctgggctgccccaCAACGAG ATTGCAGCTCAGATCTGTCGCCAGGCTGGCTTGGTGAAGAAATCCAAAGATGTGATGGATTACAGCGAGGAGAACTTTGCCATTGTCTTTGCTGCCATGGGG GTGAACATGGAAACCGCTCGGTTCTTCAAGTCGGACTTTGAGGAGAACGGCTCCATGGACAACGTGTGCCTGTTCCTGAACCTGGCCAACGACCCCAC CATCGAGCGCATCATCACGCCCCGGCTGGCGCTGACCACGGCAGAGTTCCTGGCCTACCAGTGTGAGAAGCACGTGCTGGTCATCCTGACAGACATGAGCTCCTATGCTGAGGCTCTCAGAGAG GTGTCAGCAGCTCGGGAGGAGGTGCCTGGGCGCCGTGGCTTCCCTGGCTACATGTACACTGACCTGGCCACCATCTACGAGCGAGCCGGGCGCGTGGAGGGCAGGAACGGCTCCATCACCCAGATCCCCATCCTCACCATGCCCAACGACG ataTTACTCATCCCATCCCTGACTTGACTGGATACATCACTGAGGGACAGATCTATGTGGACAGACAGCTGCACAACAGGCAG ATTTACCCCCCCATCAACGtcctgccctccctgtcccGGCTGATGAAGTCGGCCATCGGCGAGGGGATGACCAGGAAGGACCACGCAGATGTGTCCAACCAGCTG tACGCCTGCTACGCCATCGGCAAGGACGTGCAGGCCATGAAGGCCGTGGTGGGCGAGGAAGCCCTGACCTCGGACGACCTGCTGTACCTGGAGTTCCTGCAGAAGTTTGAGAAGAACTTCATCGCTCAGG GGCCCTACGAGAACCGCACGGTGTTCGAGACCCTGGACATcggctggcagctgctcaggatCTTCCCCAAGGAGATGCTCAAGAGGATCCCCCAGAGCACGCTGGCTGAGTTCTACCCTCGGGATGCCAAGCACTAG